The genomic DNA CAACGTATTATCCAAATCCAATGCAATCAGTTTTATCATGTGGCCACTCCAATCAAAAAGGCGCCCAACTAGGCGCCTTCAGTGTTTAGCTTAATTTTGCTTCTAATTCTTTTAATTCGGCTTGCCGGATGCTCCGGGGTAAAAAGCGCCGAATTTCTTCTTCGTTGTAACCAACTTCCAAGCGCTTGTCATCAAAGATGATGGGACGCTTAATTAAATCAGGGTATTTAACCAATAAGTCAACTAATTCGGTTAACGAAAGGTCATCCAGGTTTAAGTGCAGTTTCTTAAAAATGTTCGAGCGCGTTGAAATGATATCTTCACTCCCATTTTCAGTTAACCGGAGAATGTGTTTAACTTCGGCCGCATTTAAGGGTTGTGAGTTAATGTTTCGTTCTTTAAAGGGAATCTCATGATCTTTTAACCAAGCCCGCGCTTTCCGACTGGATGCGCTACTTGGGGCAACATACAAATTTAACATTATCAGCTTACCTCCTCATGCAAAGCATGTGACATAAAGTACGTCTGACAAACATTGACTATTTATTAGACATCTATATCTTATCATATTGACGATAGAGTTCAACGTCATTTCCAAAACTTAATAATAATTTACACAGTTAGGGTTTAATATTATAATTTAAACATTCTACCATTTGACGGAGGGCTGCACATGAAATTAACAATCTTAACCACCAGCGACACGCACGGCTTTTTGGCTCCCACCAACTACGTTAAGCCCCATGCCAATCTTCCCTTTGGCTTTGAAAAAGCAGCAACCATCATCAAACGCGAACAGGAAAAAAGTGACTACCACTTGACGCTTGACGACGGTGATTTCTTGGAAGGCTCCCCGCTCGCGTACTATCAAGCTGAGGTGGAACATGCCCCCGCGCCCACTGCCATTAACGCCGCTTTTAATCAGGTTGACTATGACTTTGGCACCATTGGTAATCACGAGTTTAACTACGGGCAACCGTACCTACAAAATGCCATTCACGGTTGTCACCGCCAGTTTGTGTCTGCCAACATTCTAACGGCGACGGGAACTCCGGCCTTTGGAAAACCGTACGCCGTAAAAACGGTGGGGGACTTAAAGGTGGCCGTCCTGGGCTTAACCACCCAGTCCGTGGATGCCTGGGAAAATCAGGCTAGTATTGCCAACCTCAAATTTATCTCCGCGTTAGAAGCCGCCCAAAAATACGTACCGGAAATGCGGCAAAAAGCCGACGTAGTCGTCGTTCTCTATCACGGGGGGTTTGAACGAGATCTAAGTAACGGGCAGCCCAATGATAAAATCGACGGTGAAAATGAAGCTTACGCCATCATGAAAACCGTGCCGGGAATCGACGTCATGGCAACCGGACACCAACACCGCGCCCTGGCCGGCAAACTGTTTGGCATTCCCTACGTCCAAC from Fructilactobacillus ixorae includes the following:
- the spx gene encoding transcriptional regulator Spx, with the translated sequence MLNLYVAPSSASSRKARAWLKDHEIPFKERNINSQPLNAAEVKHILRLTENGSEDIISTRSNIFKKLHLNLDDLSLTELVDLLVKYPDLIKRPIIFDDKRLEVGYNEEEIRRFLPRSIRQAELKELEAKLS